The following are encoded in a window of Chitinophagaceae bacterium genomic DNA:
- a CDS encoding DUF1569 domain-containing protein produces MKNLFDKDVYDEVTRRMNSLAPSSERQWGKMNVAQMLAHCKEAFNVPLSDKKMPRSFLGLLVGWMIKSKLYNDEPWKPNLPTAPNFKITGERDFEKEKQELLGLANKFYSLGPGNVGKFPHPMFGSFTQQQWGQAMYKHLDHHLRQFGV; encoded by the coding sequence ATGAAGAATTTATTTGACAAAGATGTTTATGATGAGGTCACCCGGCGAATGAATTCGCTGGCTCCTTCTTCAGAAAGGCAATGGGGCAAGATGAATGTGGCACAGATGCTGGCGCATTGCAAAGAAGCATTCAACGTGCCGCTGAGTGATAAGAAAATGCCCCGGAGTTTTCTGGGGTTGTTGGTAGGCTGGATGATAAAATCAAAGCTCTATAACGACGAGCCCTGGAAACCCAATTTACCAACGGCCCCTAATTTTAAAATTACCGGCGAGCGGGATTTTGAAAAAGAGAAGCAGGAGCTTTTGGGCCTGGCCAATAAATTCTATTCGCTGGGCCCTGGCAATGTTGGAAAATTTCCGCATCCTATGTTTGGATCTTTCACGCAGCAGCAGTGGGGGCAGGCGATGTACAAACACCTGGATCATCATTTGAGGCAGTTTGGGGTATGA
- a CDS encoding aminotransferase class I/II-fold pyridoxal phosphate-dependent enzyme has product MPIIKSKLPEVGTTIFTVMSVLAAEHKAINLGQGFPDYPMNEELIALVNKAMLDGHNQYVHMAGLPKLREVLAEKIEGLYATKTDPETEITITPGGTYAIYTALTNLLQPGDEVIVFEPAYDSYIPNIEINGGIPVLIPLVYPDYKIDWELVKQKISPKTKLIMLNTPHNPSGSVLGAGDIEQLRSIVKGTGIFILSDEVYEHLIFDGMKHESMLRYPDLYERSFVCFSFGKVYDCTGWKLGYCVAPPALMKEFRKVHQFNCFSCNSPVQVALAEFLKKKENYLQLGTFLQKKRDHFQELMKQTRLKPLPSHGSYFQLYSYAGISEENERDFAIRVTKEYGVAAIPTSVFYKSGEDNKVLRFCFSKKESTLEEAANRLMKL; this is encoded by the coding sequence ATCCCCATAATAAAAAGCAAACTGCCGGAAGTTGGTACCACCATTTTTACGGTAATGAGTGTGCTGGCTGCCGAACATAAGGCCATCAACCTTGGCCAGGGCTTTCCCGACTACCCGATGAATGAAGAACTGATCGCCTTGGTGAACAAAGCCATGCTTGACGGGCACAACCAGTATGTGCACATGGCGGGCTTGCCAAAACTGCGGGAAGTGCTGGCAGAAAAGATAGAAGGCCTTTACGCTACAAAGACCGATCCCGAAACAGAGATCACTATCACACCCGGCGGCACCTACGCTATTTATACAGCGCTTACCAACTTACTGCAGCCCGGGGATGAAGTGATCGTTTTTGAACCGGCCTACGACAGCTATATCCCCAACATTGAGATCAACGGGGGTATTCCCGTGCTTATCCCGCTTGTGTACCCGGATTATAAGATCGACTGGGAGCTGGTGAAGCAGAAGATCTCTCCCAAAACAAAACTCATCATGCTCAATACGCCGCACAATCCATCGGGAAGCGTGTTAGGCGCCGGCGATATTGAACAATTGCGCAGCATCGTAAAAGGCACGGGCATTTTTATTTTAAGCGATGAGGTATATGAGCACCTGATCTTCGACGGCATGAAACACGAAAGCATGCTGCGTTACCCGGACCTGTATGAAAGAAGCTTTGTTTGTTTTTCTTTTGGAAAGGTATACGACTGTACGGGATGGAAGCTTGGTTACTGTGTGGCGCCACCGGCGCTGATGAAGGAATTCCGGAAGGTGCACCAGTTCAACTGTTTCAGCTGCAACAGCCCGGTGCAGGTTGCACTGGCAGAATTCCTGAAAAAGAAAGAAAACTATTTACAGCTTGGCACATTCCTGCAAAAGAAGCGGGATCATTTCCAGGAGCTGATGAAGCAAACAAGATTAAAACCACTCCCGTCCCACGGAAGTTATTTCCAGTTGTACAGTTATGCAGGCATCAGCGAAGAGAACGAAAGGGATTTTGCCATCCGGGTAACAAAGGAATACGGCGTGGCGGCCATACCCACTTCTGTTTTTTATAAGAGCGGGGAAGATAATAAAGTGCTGCGGTTTTGTTTTTCCAAAAAAGAATCTACGCTGGAAGAAGCAGCTAACAGGTTGATGAAACTTTGA